The following coding sequences lie in one Lolium perenne isolate Kyuss_39 chromosome 2, Kyuss_2.0, whole genome shotgun sequence genomic window:
- the LOC127329745 gene encoding uncharacterized protein — protein sequence MKRSNPADDEEEMAEMVQPPPPAGDKIVDDPAERSSSSHPGKPVCWKATTSGGVGVVVGTLLLLVLLVRTEWNQLDIDYYSSLLGTGGGRVSRHGRAPSRTRSSTAPLIPIPFSCGNNETAGPDLCRRSAPSAPAPSPSSSSSSQPPPLCPDYFRHIHTDLEPWRKTGIEQQLVLRSRRWAMFRLVVVSGRAYVHKYRRPSYQTRDIFTEWGILQLLARYPGRVPDVDMMFATGDVIEVRAANYQNNPASAPPLFRYCKDVTQEVAILWPDWSFWGWPEINVRPWAPLMEGFVRENERLPWADREPYAFWKGNTVGLPVRQDLYKCNNDSATGKEWNARLFKHHWSSVKGVTEKEKKETSILDQCRYRYKIYVAGRAWSVSEKYILACNSPMLTLQTNYQDFFSRGLVAGKHYWPIDNARKCPAIKSAVDWGNAHPEEAQRMGREGSGFAKTEMDMDHVYEYMLHVLTEYAALLRYKPYVPKGAVEICPESMACPRTDREREFMMESREKYVSAQEPCTLPPPFTEDELREMNVREEDVRSKLIQMEGH from the exons ATGAAGCGTTCCAATCCAGCAGACGACGAGGAAGAGATGGCGGAGATGGTGCAGCCGCCTCCTCCAGCAGGGGACAAGAtcgtcgacgatccggccgagcggTCGTCGTCGTCACATCCGGGAAAGCCAGTTTGCTGGAAGGCAACCACGAGCGGCGGTGTCGGAGTGGTCGTCGGCACCCTTTTGCTCCTTGTTTTGCTCGTCCGAACCGAATGGAACCAGCTAGACATTGAT TACTATTCGTCTCTCCTGGGAACCGGCGGCGGCAGGGTCAGTCGGCATGGACGCGCTCCTTCGCGCACCCGCTCATCCACTGCGCCCCTTATACCCATACCATTCAGCTGTGGTAACAATGAGACTGCAGGCCCGGATCTGTGCCGCCGCAGCGCACCATCAGCTCCAGCACCGTCACCGTCGTCATCATCCTCATCACAGCCGCCGCCGTTGTGCCCGGACTACTTTCGGCACATCCACACGGACCTCGAGCCGTGGCGCAAAACAGGGATCGAGCAGCAACTGGTGCTGCGCTCCCGGCGCTGGGCGATGTTCCGACTGGTGGTGGTGTCCGGGCGCGCCTACGTACATAAGTACCGCCGCCCGTCGTACCAGACGCGAGACATCTTCACCGAGTGGGGCATCTTGCAGCTGCTCGCGCGCTACCCCGGCCGCGTCCCGGATGTCGATATGATGTTCGCCACGGGCGACgtgatcgaggtgcgcgccgccAACTACCAGAACAATcccgcctccgcgccgccgctgTTCCGCTACTGCAAGGACGTGACGCAGGAGGTGGCCATCCTCTGGCCGGATTGGTCCTTCTGGGGATGGCCAGAGATCAATGTCCGTCCATGGGCGCCGCTCATGGAGGGCTTCGTCCGGGAGAACGAGCGCCTGCCGTGGGCGGACAGGGAGCCCTACGCGTTCTGGAAGGGCAACACCGTGGGGCTTCCGGTGCGCCAAGACCTGTACAAGTGCAACAACGACTCGGCCACCGGGAAGGAGTGGAACGCGCGGCTATTCAAGCATCACTGGAGCAGTGTGAAGGGCGTTAccgagaaggagaagaaggagacGAGCATCCTGGACCAGTGCCGGTACAGGTACAAGATCTATGTGGCAGGGCGGGCCTGGTCGGTGAGTGAGAAGTACATCCTCGCGTGCAACTCGCCCATGTTGACACTCCAGACCAACTACCAGGACTTCTTCTCGCGGGGGCTCGTCGCAGGCAAGCACTACTGGCCCATCGACAATGCCAGAAAGTGCCCTGCCATCAAGTCCGCCGTCGACTGGGGCAACGCCCACCCGGAGGAGGCACAGCGCATGGGACGGGAAGGCAGCGGCTTCGCCAAGACGGAGATGGACATGGACCACGTGTACGAGTACATGTTGCACGTGTTAACGGAGTATGCTGCGCTGCTCCGGTATAAGCCCTATGTGCCAAAGGGGGCCGTGGAGATCTGCCCCGAGTCCATGGCGTGCCCTAGGACCGACCGCGAGAGGGAGTTCATGATGGAGTCCAGAGAGAAGTACGTATCTGCCCAAGAGCCGTGCACGCTGCCGCCGCCGTTCACCGAGGATGAGCTTCGGGAGATGAACGTCAGGGAAGAGGACGTGCGAAGCAAATTAATCCAAATGGAAGGACACTAG